A section of the Carya illinoinensis cultivar Pawnee chromosome 12, C.illinoinensisPawnee_v1, whole genome shotgun sequence genome encodes:
- the LOC122290214 gene encoding cytochrome P450 736A117-like: MDPFVIYGVPFLLFVVLFLPKWLSIIPPKNVPPSPPKLPLLGNLHQLGLYPHRSLSALAQRHGPLMLLHLGRRRALIASSADTAREIMKTHDFIFSNRPKLSISDRLLYDGKDVSTAPYGEYWRQLRSICVLQLLSNKRVQSFRSVREEAVAIFLEKIRDQCCSLSLPVHLGEMFASLTNDIICRVAFGKKYSAGDQDGKKFGKLLGELMKLLGTFNVGDYIPWLTWVNRINGIDARVEKVYKEFDQFLDGILEQHKRKSRTGDGSTVLGEDRKDLVDVLLEIQKVNAAGAPALDDESIKALILNMFAAGTDTTYTVLEWAMSELLRHPRVMKKLQDEVRGISQAKTSINEKDIEKMQYLKAVIKETLRLYPPFPLLVPRESTQDVEIKGYHIPAGTIAFINAWAIGMDPALWEEPEEFRPERFLNSSIDFRGHDFQMIPFGAGRRGCPGITFAMVTNELVLANLVHKFDWALPGDACVEDLNMTQCVGLTVHRKVPLLAVANTRSYV, encoded by the exons ATGGATCCCTTCGTTATCTATGGCGTTCCCTTTCTTCTATTTGTAGTACTCTTTCTCCCCAAATGGCTCTCCATAATCCCTCCTAAAAACGTGCCGCCTTCACCGCCAAAACTTCCACTCCTTGGGAACCTCCACCAACTAGGTTTGTATCCTCACCGCTCCCTTTCTGCACTGGCTCAACGCCATGGCCCGCTCATGCTGCTTCACCTCGGCCGTCGGCGTGCTCTAATCGCGTCGTCTGCAGACACTGCTCGCGAGATCATGAAAACCCATGATTTCATCTTCTCCAACAGACCAAAACTAAGCATTTCCGACAGACTtctctatgatggaaaggatgtGTCGACAGCTCCCTATGGGGAGTATTGGAGACAGCTGAGAAGCATTTGCGTGCTCCAGCTTTTAAGCAACAAGAGGGTTCAGTCTTTTCGATCTGTAAGGGAAGAAGCAGTAGCCATTTTCCTGGAGAAGATAAGAGATCAGTGTTGTTCGTTGTCATTGCCGGTACATTTAGGCGAGATGTTTGCATCGCTAACCAATGATATCATTTGCAGAGTGGCTTTTGGGAAGAAGTATAGTGCAGGTGATCAAGATGGGAAGAAGTTTGGAAAGTTGTTGGGAGAGCTTATGAAACTGTTGGGTACTTTCAATGTGGGGGACTACATTCCATGGCTTACATGGGTAAACCGCATCAATGGTATTGATGCTCGAGTGGAGAAAGTCTATAAAGAGTTTGACCAGTTTTTGGATGGCATACTTGAACAGCACAAAAGAAAGAGCAGAACTGGGGATGGAAGTACTGTTCTAGGTGAAGATAGAAAAGATCTGGTGGACGTCTTGCTCGAGATTCAAAAGGTCAACGCTGCTGGTGCGCCCGCCTTGGACGACGAAAGCATCAAAGCACTAATcttg AATATGTTTGCTGCTGGAACTGATACTACTTACACAGTCCTAGAGTGGGCAATGTCAGAACTCTTAAGGCACCCTAGAGTCATGAAGAAACTGCAAGATGAGGTAAGGGGGATTTCCCAAGCCAAAACCAGCATAAACGAGAAAGACATAGAGAAAATGCAGTACTTGAAAGCAGTGATCAAAGAGACCCTTCGGTTATATCCTCCATTCCCATTATTAGTTCCTAGAGAATCAACCCAAGATGTTGAAATAAAGGGCTATCACATTCCTGCTGGAACCATAGCCTTCATTAATGCATGGGCAATTGGAATGGACCCTGCACTGTGGGAAGAACCCGAGGAGTTTCGACCCGAGAGATTCTTGAATTCTTCTATAGATTTCAGAGGACATGATTTCCAAATGATCCCCTTTGGAGCTGGAAGAAGGGGATGCCCAGGAATCACATTTGCCATGGTTACCAATGAGCTTGTGTTGGCCAATCTTGTGCACAAGTTTGATTGGGCATTGCCTGGTGATGCATGTGTGGAGGATTTGAACATGACCCAATGTGTTGGTCTTACCGTCCATAGAAAGGTTCCCCTCCTTGCTGTTGCAAATACTCGATCCTATGTATAA